A window of Solanum stenotomum isolate F172 chromosome 3, ASM1918654v1, whole genome shotgun sequence contains these coding sequences:
- the LOC125858896 gene encoding late embryogenesis abundant protein 46-like: MQAMKETASNIKSGIEKTKAVAQEKMTTKNPSEKEMATEKKEERIKAAEGKTHSYSTSGATGQPSGAHQMSALPGHGSGQPTGGSVVEGVVPSHPIGKATGTHKTHVGS, translated from the exons ATGCAAGCCATGAAAGAAACTGCATCTAATATTAAGTCTGGTATTGAAAAGACCAAAGCTGTTGCTCAAGAAAAG ATGACAACAAAGAACCCAAGTGAGAAAGAGATGGCaacagaaaaaaaagaagaaagaataaaggcAGCAGAGGGCAAGACACATTCCTACTCAACGAGTGGAGCTACTGGACAACCAAGTGGTGCACATCAAATGTCAGCATTGCCAGGGCATGGAAGTGGACAACCAACAGGAGGAAGTGTGGTAGAAGGTGTGGTGCCTTCACACCCTATTGGGAAGGCTACTGGAACTCATAAAACACATGTTGGTTCATAA